In Candidatus Atribacteria bacterium, the DNA window TGGAGTATATTAAAAGATATCGTAGAAGATCGTCCTGTTTTACTGAATCGGGCACCAACATTACATCGTTTAGGTATTCAGGCTTTCAAACCAGTTTTGGTGGAAGGAAATGCTATACAAATTCATCCTTTAGTTTGTGCAGCTTTCAATGCGGATTTTGACGGCGATCAGATGGCAGTTCATGTTCCTCTTTCACCTGAAGCTCAGGCTGAAGCAGAAGTTTTAATGCTATCTTCGAATAATATACTATCTCCGGCGAATGGATTACCGGTAGCTTTACCTAGCCAGGATATAATCTTAGGTTGTTACTATCTAACGATGCGGGAAAGCGGACAAAAAGGTGAGGGAAAAATTATTGGTAATTTTAATGAAGCAGTAAGGATTTATGAGGATGGTTTTATTGATTTACATGCAAAAATTAAATGTAAAATAAATAATTCCTTAAAAAGTACCACAGTTGGCAGAATTATTTTTAACGAAATATTCCCCGATGATATGGATTTTATCAATTTAACCATAACTAAAAAATCCTTAGAAAAAATTATATCTTTTGTTTACCGGAAATATGGAAAAGAAACAACCGTTGATATTTTAGATAAAATTAAAAAATTAGGTTTTAGTTTTGCCACTTCTTCCGGGATTTCTATTGGTATAGCAGATTTAGAAATACCTTCTCAGAAGGATGAGATATTGGAAATAGCCGAAAAAGAAGTAGATAAAATTCAAGAGCAATATAATTACGGACTGATTATGGATGACGAAAGAGAACAGAAAATAGTTAATTCCTGGACCAAGGCTTCCAATGATGTGGTTGATGCTATTTTAAAGAACTTAAGCAAATTTAATCCTTTATATATTATGGCAGATTCCGGAGCTAGAGGAAGTAAACGGCAGATTGGTCAATTAGCTGGCATGAGAGGTTTAATGGCTGACCCTTCGGGAAAAATTATTGAATTTCCCATTAGGTCTAATTTTCGAGATGGCTTATCGGTGTTAGAGTATTTTATTTCAACCCATGGCGCTCGAAAAGGATTGGCAGATACTGCTCTTAGAACTTCAAAATCAGGTTATTTAACCAGAAGATTGGTTGATGTTGCCCAAGATGCCATTATAAGAGAAGAAGACTGCGGCACATCTGACGGAATAATTATTAGAGCTTTTCAAGATGACGGAAATGTAATCGAGACTTTAGAAGAAAGGTTAGTAGGGAGGATAACTCAAGAAGAGCTAATAGACCCTAAAACCGGTGAAGTACTGGTTAAATTAGGGGAAGAAATTGATGAAAAAGCCGCAAAAAAGATTGCGGAAACAGGTATAAAAGAGGTTAAAGTTAGATCGGTTTTAACCTGCAGAGCAGAACATGGTATATGTGTTAAATGTTATGGTAAAGATATGGCTACCGGCGAATTAGTAAATATCGGAGAAGCTGTAGGAGTTATTGCTGCTCAATCTATTGGAGAACCAGGGACGCAATTAACTTTAAGGACTTTCCATACAGGAGGAGTAAAAATAACCGGTGAAGATATTACCTTGGGACTTCCACGGGTAGAACAACTTTTTGAGGTGAGAAAACCAAAAAAACAAGCGGTAATTAGTGAAATAAACGGTATAATTGAGGAAATTATTACCGATGATGATCATAAGAAACAGGTAGTAATTAATCCTGAAACATCAAAAGAAAATAAAGAAATAATTGAAGAAAAGAAAAAGATTTATAATATTCCAATTGATTTAAGATTAATAGTAGAAAAAGGACAAAAAATTGACGCCGGAGAAAGATTGACTGTCGGATTTATCGATCCACACGATATTTTGAAGATTCAGGGAATTAAGGCGGTTCAGGAATATTTATTAAAAGAGATACAAGCGGTATATAGATCACAAGGAGTTAAAATCAGCGATAAGCATGTCGAGACAATCATTCGTCAAATTGCTCGTTTAAATATGATTTATATCAGATCAGCTCGTGATTCTGATTTGTTATCTGGAGAATTAGTATATGTATCAGATTTTGAAAAAGCTAACAAAAAGGTCGTAGAAAAAAATGAAGAAATAAATAGGAAGAACAGAGAATTATTAGAAAATAAAAAAGCTATCTTTTCATTGGTAAATATTAAAACGGGTGAGGTAATAGTGAAAGAAGGAGAAGTAATTACTAATAAAATGATACCTAAAATTGAAGCCAGCGATTTTACCTCTCTGATAGTTGAAGATCAAGATAAAAAAGAATTTACAATTGTAAAAGGAGAAAATTCCTTTATAGATAGAATAACGGGTAATATTTTAGTAGGTGAGATTAAAGATAATATTCAAGAAGGCAACACTGAAATAGACAATCCAATTAATTCTAAGATGAAATACAATCAAATCATTAGTAAAGAAATGGGAGTAGAAATTGCCAATAATGATGTGAGAGTAATAAGCTGTGCTATACCGGATATTTACGAAAAGATAAAAGATCGGATTACGGCCGAAGTTATTACTAATCCAGAAGATTCTCAAGTCTTGGTGAATGCAAACAAACAACTTACTTCCTCAGAAGCGGATAAGATTATCAAAACAAGGGTAAACCAAATAAAGGTATGGAAAGATACTAAGGAGATATCCATAAGAGATGGATTGATCAAATCCATAAAGGATGAAATTATTGGACGACCCATTGGCGAAGATATAAAAGATCCAGTAAGCGGAAATATTATTGCAGCCAAAGATCAAATCATAAGTAAGAATTTAATTAAAAAAATATTATTGTATAAACTAAGCGAGCTACCATTAGAAGATGGGAGATATTTTTCATTGGAAGGTAGAACTTTAGAATTCCTTTATGAAAATGCAGTGGGGAAAACTACAGCTTTGGATATTGTAGATCCAGAAACAGATGAAGTGATAATCAGCGGAGGGAAAAAGATAACCAGGGACGATGCAACAGAAATTTGTAACCGACATTTGGATCTAATAAAAGTAAGAACCAACCATAAAAATGAATCTATTAAAATCATCGAAAATGTGGGATTTATAAAAAGGAAGAAATTTGTTGCAGTGGGAATGCCTATAATCCAAGGTATTACCCAAGCTTCTCTGTCTACTGAAAGTTTTCTATCTGCAGCATCATTTCAGAGAACTACTCATGTTTTAACTAATGCTTCTATCAAGGGGAAAATAGATAAACTTTATGGTTTAAAGGAAAATGTTATTATTGGTAATATTATTCCCGCAGGAACAGGTTTAAATCAATACGGAAAAGTAGAAGTTGATTACTTGCATGAGGAAGAAGAACAAGTAAAAGAAATATTTAAAGAAACAGAAATAGAGCAGAGAGAAAAAAAGATAGATCTATTTGGGGAAGAAGACGAAGAAAAAAAAGAGAAGTTGTCAGATCTCACAAAAGATCAAGAGGGAGAACTTATTTAGTTATTTAGCGAATAGTAATCCATATTATACTATACGCAACATGTAATACGGTTTTTTATAATAATTTAGCTTGACATCAAATAATGATGCTGTTAGAATATAAAAGTATTTTTATTTATAACAGGTTGATAAATTTAGACAAAGGAAGGTGAGATATGCCTACCATTAATCAGTTAGTAAGAAAAGGCAGGAAGAAGGTCTTTAAAAAATCTGATACACCCTCTTTACAGAATAGTCCTTTAAAAAGGGGGGTATGTACTAGGGTTTGGACGATAACTCCCAAGAAACCTAATTCCGCACTGAGAAAAGTCACTCGAGTAAGATTAAGTAATAATATGGAAGTTACAGCCTATATTCCAGGAATAGGACATAACCTTCAAGAACATTCTATTGTACTCTTAAGAGGTGGACGAGTAAAAGACTTACCAGGGGTTAGATATCATATTATAAGGGGAGTTATGGATACTACCGGAGTAGAAAATAGAAAGCAAGGACGTTCAAGATATGGAGCTAAAAAACAGAAAAAGACGAGTAAGTAAACAATGTTAAGTTATTTAGGTATTTGGTTACGTGGTTAGTTAGTTTACTAATTGATTAATTGATTAATACAGTTCACCAGATAACCAGATAGCCAATTAACCGTTTAATTGAATATTAATTTAAACAGATAGAGGTGATAAATAATGTCCAGGAGAAGAAGGGCAGTAAAAAGAATAAATGCACCAGATCCTGTATATCATGATAAAAATGTAGGAACTTTTATTAATAAACTAATGTATGACGGTAAAAAAAGTAAAGCGGAAGCAATTTTTTATAGTGCTTTAGAAATAGCTGCCGAGAAGACAAAAAAGGAACCCTTGGAAGTATTTAATCAAGCCTTGCAGAATGTCATACCAGTATTAGAGGTCAAATCAAGAAGGGTTGGAGGAGCTAGTTATCAAGTTCCGGTGGAAGTAAGTCCGGATAGGAGAATAACTTTAGGGATGAGATGGATCATTAATTTTGCCAGGAAAAAAACCGGCAAACCGATGCATGAAAAATTATCCTTAGAATTAACGGACGCGGCGAATGGCGTGGGAGCAGCGGTTAAGAAGAAAGAAGATACTCATAAAATGGCAGAAGCAAACAAAGCATTTGCTCATTACAGGTGGTAAATTGATTAGTCATTAGTGAATAATCAATAGTCGTTAGTTTTAAATATAGATTTTCAACTACCTATTTAAGATATTTGGATAAAGAGAATCGGATTCCTTTAATTAATTTTAGCGGTATACGATTAAAAAAGATACGAAATAAAATTAGGTTTTCAAATTATGTCTACAAAATTAACTTTAGATAAAATAAGAAATATTGGTATAATGGCTCATATTGATGCCGGTAAAACTACTGTTACCGAGAGGATACTTTACTATACAGGAAAAGTACATAAGATGGGCGAGGTGCATGAGGGGTCGGCAACTATGGATTGGATGCCTCAAGAAAAAGAGAGAGGTATTACTATTACTTCCGCAGCAACTACTCTTTATTGGAAAGATCATCGTATTAATATAATTGATACACCTGGACACGTAGATTTTACAATAGAGGTTGAACGTTGTTTAAGGGTACTCGATGGTGCTGTTGCAGTATTTTGTGCAGTAGGAGGGGTAGAACCTCAAACAGAAACCGTCTGGCACCAGGCAGAAAGATATGGTGTTCCCCGTATGGCCTTTATTAATAAAATGGATAGGTCGGGTGCAGATTTCTATCACGTCATAAAAGTGATTCAAGAAAAGCTGGGAGCTAACCCCATAATTATTCAATTACCCTGGGGAAGTGAAGAAAATTTTAAAGGAATTATCGACTTAATAAAAATGAAAGCCTATTCTTATAACATAGATGATTTAGGGGTAAATTATAGAGAGGTTACTATATCAGAAGATATGCAGGAATTGGCTAATCAATATCATCATAAAATGATAGAAATCCTATCTGAAATTGATGATAAAATTATGGAGAAATATCTTGAAGGTGAGGAAATTGCCTCTCATGAAATAAAATCTGCAATTCGCAGATTAACTATTAAAAATGAAGTAGTTCCGATTCTATGCGGTTCAGCCTTAAAAAATAAAGGTATCCAGTTGCTTTTAAATGCGGTAGTAGATTATCTGCCTTCTCCGTTAGATGTTCCGCCTATTAAGGGTATAGATCCCCGAAACGAGAAAGGGATCAATAGATTAGCCGAAGAGAACGAACCATTATCTTCTTTGGTTTTTAAAATTATGACTGATCCTTATATAGGAAAATTGAGTTTTGTGAGAATCTATTCAGGTATATTAAAATCTGGTTCTTATGTCTATAACTCAACTAAAGATTTTAAGGAAAGGATAAATAGATTAGTATTGATTCATGCTGACCACAAGAAGGATGTTACAGAAATACCTGCTGGAAATCTTGGGGCAATAATCGGTTTAAAAAAGTCGACTACCGGAGACACTTTATGTGATGTAAACCATCCTAT includes these proteins:
- the rpoC gene encoding DNA-directed RNA polymerase subunit beta', whose amino-acid sequence is PVSHVWYFKAIPSPLSLLLDISPRNLEKILYYAPDRRREQLFEVIEKGGTDLEKGDIILEAEYRIHKKYNEKFIAEAVYNINKVKIFSPKIGNVISEKEDQDLQKIFGKIFYQKELLSPLNKEEESEDGKEKEEIEEEIKDFKEEKTENREDQYRITKIDGLISATNLKRLEEEKNISLRSKLATQNIEESCYIVIHPGKTSYQRGEIILEIEKLLLSNYDPEFKAGIGAEAIKELLKELTLDRLTLELREELKKTTGQKTKKIIKRLQIVEAFRKSNCKPEWMVLEIIPVIPPDLRPMVQLEGGRFATSDLNDLYRRVINRNNRLKRLLELGAPEIIIKNEKRMLQEAVDALIDNGRRGRAVLGTGNRPLKSLSDMLKGKKGRFRQNLLGKRVDYSGRSVIVAGPNLKFYQCGLPKKMALELFKPYVMRELVAQDLAHNIKTAKKIVEKGRPEVWSILKDIVEDRPVLLNRAPTLHRLGIQAFKPVLVEGNAIQIHPLVCAAFNADFDGDQMAVHVPLSPEAQAEAEVLMLSSNNILSPANGLPVALPSQDIILGCYYLTMRESGQKGEGKIIGNFNEAVRIYEDGFIDLHAKIKCKINNSLKSTTVGRIIFNEIFPDDMDFINLTITKKSLEKIISFVYRKYGKETTVDILDKIKKLGFSFATSSGISIGIADLEIPSQKDEILEIAEKEVDKIQEQYNYGLIMDDEREQKIVNSWTKASNDVVDAILKNLSKFNPLYIMADSGARGSKRQIGQLAGMRGLMADPSGKIIEFPIRSNFRDGLSVLEYFISTHGARKGLADTALRTSKSGYLTRRLVDVAQDAIIREEDCGTSDGIIIRAFQDDGNVIETLEERLVGRITQEELIDPKTGEVLVKLGEEIDEKAAKKIAETGIKEVKVRSVLTCRAEHGICVKCYGKDMATGELVNIGEAVGVIAAQSIGEPGTQLTLRTFHTGGVKITGEDITLGLPRVEQLFEVRKPKKQAVISEINGIIEEIITDDDHKKQVVINPETSKENKEIIEEKKKIYNIPIDLRLIVEKGQKIDAGERLTVGFIDPHDILKIQGIKAVQEYLLKEIQAVYRSQGVKISDKHVETIIRQIARLNMIYIRSARDSDLLSGELVYVSDFEKANKKVVEKNEEINRKNRELLENKKAIFSLVNIKTGEVIVKEGEVITNKMIPKIEASDFTSLIVEDQDKKEFTIVKGENSFIDRITGNILVGEIKDNIQEGNTEIDNPINSKMKYNQIISKEMGVEIANNDVRVISCAIPDIYEKIKDRITAEVITNPEDSQVLVNANKQLTSSEADKIIKTRVNQIKVWKDTKEISIRDGLIKSIKDEIIGRPIGEDIKDPVSGNIIAAKDQIISKNLIKKILLYKLSELPLEDGRYFSLEGRTLEFLYENAVGKTTALDIVDPETDEVIISGGKKITRDDATEICNRHLDLIKVRTNHKNESIKIIENVGFIKRKKFVAVGMPIIQGITQASLSTESFLSAASFQRTTHVLTNASIKGKIDKLYGLKENVIIGNIIPAGTGLNQYGKVEVDYLHEEEEQVKEIFKETEIEQREKKIDLFGEEDEEKKEKLSDLTKDQEGELI
- a CDS encoding 30S ribosomal protein S12 — translated: MPTINQLVRKGRKKVFKKSDTPSLQNSPLKRGVCTRVWTITPKKPNSALRKVTRVRLSNNMEVTAYIPGIGHNLQEHSIVLLRGGRVKDLPGVRYHIIRGVMDTTGVENRKQGRSRYGAKKQKKTSK
- a CDS encoding 30S ribosomal protein S7, which codes for MSRRRRAVKRINAPDPVYHDKNVGTFINKLMYDGKKSKAEAIFYSALEIAAEKTKKEPLEVFNQALQNVIPVLEVKSRRVGGASYQVPVEVSPDRRITLGMRWIINFARKKTGKPMHEKLSLELTDAANGVGAAVKKKEDTHKMAEANKAFAHYRW
- the fusA gene encoding elongation factor G, whose protein sequence is MSTKLTLDKIRNIGIMAHIDAGKTTVTERILYYTGKVHKMGEVHEGSATMDWMPQEKERGITITSAATTLYWKDHRINIIDTPGHVDFTIEVERCLRVLDGAVAVFCAVGGVEPQTETVWHQAERYGVPRMAFINKMDRSGADFYHVIKVIQEKLGANPIIIQLPWGSEENFKGIIDLIKMKAYSYNIDDLGVNYREVTISEDMQELANQYHHKMIEILSEIDDKIMEKYLEGEEIASHEIKSAIRRLTIKNEVVPILCGSALKNKGIQLLLNAVVDYLPSPLDVPPIKGIDPRNEKGINRLAEENEPLSSLVFKIMTDPYIGKLSFVRIYSGILKSGSYVYNSTKDFKERINRLVLIHADHKKDVTEIPAGNLGAIIGLKKSTTGDTLCDVNHPIILESIKFPEPVISIAIEPKSKAEQDKMALALDKLSEEDPTFKRAHNIDTGQTIISGMGELHLEIIVDRLLREFKIEGNIGKPQVAYKETIERSAQARGKFIRQSGGRGQFGDVTLEVEPYKEDNFKFINRIVGGSIPKEYIPAVESGVKEAMLSGVLANYPVTNIKVTLLDGSYHPVDSSEIAFKIAASMAFQECMKKAKSILLEPMMEVEIVTPEEYLGNLISDISSRRAKVEGIETKAKVKIITAYVPLVEMFGYTTSLRSISQGRATSTMQFLYYEKVPDNITKDILI